One Rhodoferax sp. GW822-FHT02A01 genomic window, CCCCGGGCGCCGCCATGCTGGCGCGCACCACCAGAGCCAGCGAGCCATGGTCGAAGGAAACCAGCTCTCCGTCGCGGTAGCGCGTGGCCACGGCCCGGAAAGGAATCTTGAGGTGGTCAAAGTCGGTACCTGGTGGCACTCTGGCAGTCAGCTCCTGCATCAGGGTGAGAAAGCGCTGGCCGTCACTGACGCCCCGCGCAAAGGTGAGCTGGCCGTTCTTGACGCCCAGCTCCAGATCGACCGGGTAGCGCTGCTGGTAGTCCCGCGTGCGGTGGGGCAGTTCGGTGCGGCTCAATTGGTCCAGCGCAACGCGGCCCGGGTCCAGGCTGCCGATGACCTTTTCAATGTCCTGCGTTGACATGCCACTGGCGTACAGGCTACCGATGACCGCGCCCATGCTGGTGCCAATGATCTTGGTAATGGGGACATGGTCTTCTTCCAGGCGCCGCAATAGGGCGATGTGGGCAAACCCCTTGGCACCGCCACCCGCCAGCACGACGGTGACTTTGGGTGGGGGGGGCTCTTCAGCACCCGCCGGTGCGGCAAGGCAAGCCAGGGTTGCCAGCATCAGTGCGGCAAGGGAACGGGAGATTTTGCGCATGACCGATTATCGGCAGCTTGACTCCCGTCCCGCAGGGACTGCCTGAATGACGACGGTCAGGTGCTTTCCAGTTCCGCGGTGGGTATGCAGCTGCAGAACAGGTTGCGGTCACCGTAGACGTTGTCCACCCGCCCCACGGTGGGCCAATACTTGTTGGCCTTGAGGCTGGCCAGCGGGAAGGCGCCCAGCTCGCGCGCATAGGGGCGGTCCCAGTCGGTGCCTACCACGGCAGCGGCCGTGTGCGGCGCATGCTTGAGCGGGTTGTTGTCCTGCGGCCAGTGGCCTTGTTCCACCTCGGCAATCTCTGCGCGAATGGACAGCATGGCGTGGATGAAGCGGTCCAGCTCGGCCAGGGTTTCGCTTTCGGTAGGCTCCACCATCAGGGTGTTGGGCACCGGGAAGGACAGTGTGGGCGCATGAAAGCCATAGTCCATCAGCCGCTTGGCCACGTCCTCTGCCATCACGCCGCAGGATTCCTTGAAGTGGCGCAGGTCCAAAATGCATTCGTGCGCCACATGGCCGGGCTTGCCGTTCAGGGATGTACTGGCATAGAGCGTAGGGTAGGCATCCGCCAGGGCGGCGCTGATGTAGTTGGCCGCCAGGATGGCTGCCTCCGTAGCGTGCTTCAGTCCTTCGGCACCCATCATGCGGATGTACATCCAGCTGATGGGCAGCACAGCCGCATTGCCCAGGGGCGCCGCGGACACCGCGCCACCTTGGCCCTGCACGCCGCCTGTCTTGTGACCGGGCAGGAAGGGCACCAGGTCTTCCACCACGCATACCGGGCCCACGCCGGGTCCGCCGCCACCGTGGGGGATGCAGAAGGTCTTGTGCAGGTTCAGGTGACTGACGTCGCCGCCGAATGCGCCGGGCGCAGCGGTGCCGACCAGGGCGTTCATGTTGGCGCCGTCCACATAGACGCGGCCGCCATGCTGGTGCACCAGGGCGCACAGCTCTTTCACCTGGGTTTCAAACACGCCGTGCGTGCTGGGGTAGGTGATCATCACAGCGGCCAGGTTGGCGCTGTGTTTCTCGCAGTGGGCGCGCAGGTCGGTCATGTCTACATTGCCTTGCGCGTCGCAGGCGGTAACCACCACTCTCATGCCGGCCATGGCAGCGCTGGCGGGGTTGGTGCCGTGCGCGCTGCTGGGGATCAGGCAGATGTTGCGATGCGACTCGCCGCGCGAGGCATGCCAGCCGCGAATGGCCAGCAGGCCTGCGTATTCGCCCTGGCTGCCGGCGTTGGGCTGCAGGCTGATGTCGGCATAGCCGGTGGCGGCGCACAGCCAGGCACGCAGTTGCCGATCCAGCTCGGCATAGCCTGCGCGCTGTTCGGCGGGGCAGAAGGGGTGGATGTTGGCAAACTCGGGCCAGGTGATGGGAATCATCTCGCTAGTGGCGTTGAGCTTCATGGTGCAGCTGCCCAGCGGGATCATGCTGCGGTCCAGCGCCAGGTCCTTGTCACTCAGCATGCGGATATAGCGCAGCATGCCGGTCTCGGAGTGGTAGCTGTTGAATACTGCATGGCCCAGGTAGCTGCTGGTGCGCAGCAGCGCAGCGGGAATCAGCGGTTGCGCCTGGTCGGCAAAGGCTTCGACTTTGGGCAATGCCTGGCCTGGCTTGGCGAAGAGGGACCAAAGCAGTGCCAGATCGTCACGGGTGGTGGTTTCGTCCAGCGAGACGCTGATGTATTCGTCCCAGGACAGGCGCAGATTGACTTGCGATTCCAGAGCCTTGGCGAGCAGGGCCTGTGCATCGCTGGCCGATGCACAGCGCACGGTGATGGTGTCAAACGCGGTGTTGCTGGTGAGCGTGTAACCCAGTGCCGCAACGCCTTGCGACAGGATGGACGCGTAGGTGGCCACGCGCTGGGCAATGCGCTTGAGTCCGGCCGGGCCGTGGTAGACCGCGTACATGCTGGCGATCACAGCCGGCAGCACCTGCGCGGTGCAGATGTTGGAGGTGGCTTTTTCGCGGCGGATGTGCTGCTCGCGTGTTTGCAGGGCCAGGCGGTATGCCGGATTGCCATGCACGTCCACACTCACGCCCACCAGCCGACCTGGCAGGGAGCGCTTGTATTCGTCGCGGCAGGCCATATAGGCGGCGTGTGGGCCGCCGTTGCACAAAGGCATACCAAAGCGCTGGGTGGTGCCCACCACGATGTCGGCATCCCATTCGCCCGGGGGCGTGAGCAGCGTCAGGGCCAGCAGATCGGCTGCCACGATGAAGGCGGCCTGCTTGGCGTGCACCTTGGCCACTTCAGGTGCCCAGTCGTCGATGCGGCCGCTAGTGGATGGGTACTGCGCCAGCACGGCAAAGTAATCGCCTTCCAGCAAGGCAGACCATTCGGTGGCGGAATTCGCCACCTTGATTTCCAGACCCAGCGGCGCGGCACGTGTCTGCAGCACCTCGATGGTCTGGGCATGGCAGTCACCGGCCACCACGAAGACGTTGCTCTTGCTCTTGACGCTGCGTTTGGCCAGCGTCATGGCCTCGGCGGCGGCAGTGGCCTCATCCAGCATGGAGGCGTTGGCAATCGGCATGGCAGTGAGGTCGCAGACCATGGTCTGGAAATTCACCAGTGCTTCCATGCGCCCCTGGGAAATCTCTGCCTGGTAGGGCGTGTAAGCGGTGTACCAGGCCGGGTTCTCCAGGATGTTGCGCAGGATCACGCCGGGCGTGTGGGTGCCGTAGTAGCCCTGGCCAATGAAGTTCTTGAACAGCTTGTTTTTGCCGGCCATGGCCTTGATTTCGGTCAGTGCCGCAGCCTCCGTCACCGCAGGCGGGATGTTCATCTTGTCGGCACGCGCAATGCTGCGCGGCACGATGCTGTCGATCAGCGCCGTACGGCTGGACTCACCGATGACGCGCAGCATGTGCTGCTCGTCGGCTTCGGTGATGCCAATGTGGCGGGCGATGAACTCGCTGCTGTTTTCAAGTTCTGCAAGGGTGGGGGAGGGTGCGTTCACTGTCATGGCAAGGCGGTGCGGTGGGTTTAGGCGGCTTCGGAGAACTTGGTGTAGGCGGTGTCGTCCATCAGCGCGTCGAACTGGCTTTGATCGGCCACGGTGATCTTGAAGAACCAGCCGGCGCCCAGTGGGTCACTGTTGGCCAGCGCGGGGTCTGCACGCAGCTCTTCATTGACTTCAGTGACAGTACCGTCCACGGGCATGTAGACGTCGGCAGCGGCCTTGACCGACTCGACCACGCCGGCCACATCGCCCTTGGCGTAGGTCTTGCCTACCTCGGGCAGTTCCACGAACACCACGTCGCCTAATGCGTCTTGCGCATGGACGGTAATGCCCACTACGGCCTGGCCGTTGTCGAGCTTGAGCCACTCGTGGTCGGGGGTGAATTTGATGGTCATATTGGATTCCTTTCAGTAGAGGGTGTGTTGTGACAGATGTATTTCAGTGAACCGCAGGGGCATGTTATCCACGGTAATAGCGGTTGGGCGTGAAGGGCATGGAAGTTATTTCCATCAGCACGGGCTTGCCGCGCACGATGGCGTTCACGCGGGTGCCCAGTGCAGCCATGGATGCGGGCACATAGCCTATGGCAATCGGTTTGTCGACCGTGGGGCCCAGCAGACCGCTGGTGACTTCGCCGATAGTTTGTCCGTTCAGGTCCTGCAGGGGCGTGTGGTCGCGCACGGGAACGCGCTCCAGTGCCACCAGGCCCACGCGCTTGCGTGCGTTGGCGTCAGGGTGTGCCAGCGCCGCCAAAATCTTTGCTGCACCGGGGAAGCCGCCTTCGCGTGCGCCCCCTGCACGACGTACCTTTTGCATGGCCCACAGCAGATTGGCTTCTACCGGGTTGGTGGTGGTATCGATGTCATTGCCGTACAGGCACAGTCCGGCCTCCAGGCGCAGCGAATTGCGGGCCCCCAGACCGATGGGTTTGACTTCCGGCTGCGCCAGCAGGGCACGCGCCAAGGCATCTGCATCGCGGCTGTGCACCGAGATTTCAAAGCCGTCTTCACCCGTATAACCGCTGCGGGTGAGAAACACGGCTATGTCCTGCGCGCCGGTGTGCACCGTGAAATGGCCACCAGTCATGAACACCAGCTTCTCCACGCCGGGAGCCAGCCGCGACAAGGCGGTCACCGCCTGCGGGCCTTGCAGCGCAAGCAAGGCCATCTCCGGCATAGGAATGACTTCGCAACGGCTGCCAATGCGGGCCTGGATATGGGCGATGTCGGCCGCCTTGCAGGCACCGTTGACCACCACAAAGATGTCAGCCTCGCGGCGTATGAACATCAGGTCGTCGAGGATGCCGCCCTCTTCATTGAGCAGCAGGCCATAGCGTTGCTTGCCCACGGGCAGATCGATCACGTCCACCGGCATCAGGCTCTCGAACGCTGCTGCGGCATCCGCACCCACCAGGCGCAACTGGCCCATGTGGGACACGTCAAACAGGCCGGCGGCGTTGCGGGTGTGGTGGTGCTCGGCCATCAGCCCGGCGGGATACTGCACCGGCATCGAGTAGCCGGCAAAAGGCACCATGCGTGCGCCCAGCTCGATATGCAGGGCGTTCAGCGGCGTAGTAAGCAAGGGGGTTGCGGAATCGGACAAGAGACTCTCCATCTGGGGGCAAATTGGGTATCCACGACCTGCTCTTGAAAACATGCCGTGCTCTGCCCCCGCTGTCCGCTTTACCTGAGAGATTGGCCACTGGGCAGCGAGCCGCCAGTGATTTGCTCCTTCGGTGGACTGCCGTTTAGGCAGCCTCTCTCCAGTGGGGTGTCGCTGCGTGGACTTGCCACACAACGCTTGTCAGTCCTTTTGCCTGAGCGTTCAGACTGCTGCAATCAGCGGTCCTGCGCCTTCGGCGGCTTCTTCGGTGAGAAGCTCTCTCCTGACCCGAGCGATTCTACATGCTCTGGAAGCGACCTTTTTGAATTTGTTTGCGTCAGATGCAAATTGATTCCCTATTTTTTCCAGGAGTGGAGGATCAATTCCGCTCCAAGCCGTCACTTGCCGGTTCCTGCGCAGCCATCACCAGCCACTTGCGTACGGCTTGCTCCTCCAGTGGGCTCAGGCCTGCCAGCAGCCGCTCCTCTACCACCTTGACAGCCCGCTTGCAGCGCGACAACAGGTTGCGACCTGCAGATGTGATTTCGTTGACTTGGATGCGCCCATGCTCAGCATGCGCACGGCGTGCAATGGCACCGTCACGCTCCAGGTTGGACAGGATCACGTTCATGGTCTGGGGTGTCAGCATGGACAGCCGTGCCAGTTCCGCGCCCGAGGCACCCGGGTAGGCGGCCAACATGACAAGCACGGAGAACTGGGGCAGCGTCACGCCATCGGCGGCCAAAGCCCTTTCCATGCGGGCGCGGTGCGCGGAGTGGGCTTGTCGCAACAGATAGCCAATATGGCCATCGACGCCCCGTTTGCCCCGGCCCACATCGGGTACGGCGTTTGGTTGGGTGTTCACTGGCTTGCGCATGATGTCAGAGTTCGAATATCATTTGTTATCAGAACCCTGATATTAATTCCAAACTTCTTTCATGACCATGACTACTTCCGCATTTCCCGTTCTATCGCCTCGCATGGGTTGGGCTACGTTTGACAAATCCGTCCCGGGCGCTGTGGCCGCTCTGCGCAGTCTGGGCCAGGCTGTCGATGGCACCGGGCTGGACAAGCGCCTGATCGAGCTGGTCAAGGTGCGTGTTTCGCAGATCAACGGCTGCGCCTTTTGTCTCAAGCTGCATCTGGATTGGGCGCGGCAGGCTGGTGTACCAGCCGTTCAGCTGGACTTGCTGGCGACCTGGCGTGACGTGGATTGTTTTGACAGGCGCGCGCAGGCGGCACTGGACTGGGCGGAAGCCCTGACCGGTATGGCATCGCATCACATTGAAGATGCAACCCACGAGCGCGCGTCCTTGCAATTCTCTGAAGTCGAGCTTGCCGCGTTGACTACGTCCATTGCTGCCATCAATGCCTGGAACCGCATTGCAGGATCGTTGCGATTTGAGCCGCCCGGGATGACAACCAAGCCGGAGCGCACGGCATGACGATGGATCAATGTGCTGCTGCACTCACCATCCGGACCGTCAATGATGCGGCTGTCGTTCGAAGTAGCTTCCCTTTGATGGCCCAGTTGCGTCCGGAACTTGCCGACGCGGCCGCTTGGGTATCTTATTGGCAACGCCAATCAGAGCGGGGCTATCGCTTGGCCGGGTTGTATGTGGAGGACGAACTGAAGGCCCTGGCTGGCTACCGCATTCAGGAGAATCTTGTGCACGGGCAGTTCATGTACCTGGACGATCTGGTAACCGATGTCGGCGCGCGAGGGCAGGGACATGGTGAGGCATTGGTCGGATTTCTTCGCGCCGAAGCCGAGCGCCTGGGATGCAACAAGTTGGTGCTCGACACGCCACTGAGCAATCAGTTGGGCCACCGCTTCTATTTCCGATGCGGTCTGTTGGCGACCTCGCTGCGTTTTGTAGAACCCATTGCATCTGCGGTGGCACGGCAATAAAAAAGCCCATCGGGTGATGGGCTTGGGAATTTGAAGAGCGTGAATTACATGTCTGCGTAGTTGGGACCGCCACCGCCTTCGGGCGTGACCCAGACGATGTTCTGTGTGGGGTCCTTGATGTCGCAGGTCTTGCAGTGCACACAGTTCTGCGCATTGATCTGAAGGCGGTCGGAGCCGTCATCGTTCTTGACGAACTCGTACACACCAGCGGGGCAGTAACGCGCCTCGGGTCCTGCGTACTTGGCCAGATTGATGCTGACCGGTACCGACGCATCCTTGAGCGTCAAGTGGGCCGGCTGGTTTTCCTCATGGTTCACATTGCCCAGGAAGACGCTGGAGTTGCGGTCGAAGGTGAGCTTGCCGTCGGGCTTGGGGTAGACGATGGGCGTGCACTCTGCCGCGGGCTTGAGATACAGGTGGTCAGGCTTGTCGCGCCGCAGCGTCCAGGGGAAGTGGCCGCGCAGGGCGAACTGCTCAATGCCGTTCATGATGGTCGCCACGGCCAGTCCCTTCTTGAACCAGCTCTTGAAGTTGCGCGCTTTGTTGAGTTCGGTGAATAGCCAGCTTTTCTCGAACGCTTCCGGGTAAGCGCTCAGCTCATCGTGCTGACGACCCGCCTGCAGTGCGTCAAATGCAGCTTCCGCAGCCAGCATGCCGGTCTTGATAGCCGCGTGGCTACCCTTGATGCGGCTGGTGTTTAAAAAGCCTGCGTCGCAACCCACCAGTGCGCCACCGGGGAACACGGTCTTGGGCAATGACATCAAGCCGCCGGCAGTGATGGCGCGGGCGCCGTAGGCCAGGCGCTTGCCGGTAACCTCACCCTTGTCGTTCTCAAAGTAGTAACGCACGTTGGGATGGGTCTTCCAGCGCTGGAATTCCTCGAACGGGCTGAGGTAGGGGTTGCTGTAGTTCAGGCCTGTGACGAAGCCCAGCGCCACCTTGTTGTCTGCCATGTGGTACATGAAGGCGCCGCCATAGGTGTCGTTGTCCATCGGCCAGCCGGCGGTGTGGAAGGCGAAGCCGGGCTGGTGGCGGCTGGGATCGATCTCCCAGACTTCCTTGATGCCGATGCCATAGGTTTGTGGGTCGGTGCCGACATCGAGCTTGTATTTGGCAATGATCTGCTTGCCCAGGTGACCGCGTGCGCCTTCGGCAAAAATGGTGTACTTGCCCAGCAGCTCCATGCCGATCTGGAAGTTGTCGGTGGGGTTGCCGTCCTTGCCGATGCCCATGTTGCCGGTGGCCACACCTTTGACCGAACCGTCTTCGTTGTAGAGCACTTCGGCCGCGGTGAAACCGGGGAAAATTTCCACGCCCAGGCTTTCGGCTTGCGCGGCCAGCCAGCGGGTGACTTCGGCCAGGCTGATGATGTAGCAGCCATGGTTTTGCACGCATTCGGGCAGGAAGAAGTTGGGGGTACGGAAAGCGGAAGTCTCGGTCAGGAAACTCACGGCATCGTCGGTGACGGGCTGGTTGAGCGGGGCACCCTTTGCCTTCCAGTCGGGAATCAGTTCATTCAGCGCGATGGGATCCATGATGGCGCCCGACAGAATGTGTGCACCAGGCTCGGAGCCCTTTTCCAACACAACGACAGACACCTCCTTGCCGGTCTCGGCGGCGCGTTGCTTGAGGCGGATGGCAGCAGAAAGGCCGGCTGGCCCCGCACCCACGACGACCACGTCGTACTCCATGGATTCACGTGGGCCGAACTGGGACAGAATTTCCTGAGGGGTCATGGAGGGTCTCGCTGGATAATGGAATGGAATTGAGGCAGATTTTATTCGCGGTTAGGGCAGACACTGCTCATGACCGCAAACCGTGCAAACAAGGGAGTGCCCATGGCATACAACATCGACCTTTCGGGCCGCATCGCATTCATCACCGGGGCCAGCAGTGGCCTGGGTGCGCAGTTTGCCAAGACACTGGCGGCGGCGGGTGCGGCGGTCGTACTTGCCAGCCGTCGCGTGGACAAGCTCAAGGAGTTGCGCGCTTTCATTGATGGCCAGGGCGGTGACGCCCATGTGATCGAGCTGGACGTGACCGATCACGACTCCATCAAGTCTGCCGTGGCGCACGCGGAAACCGAAGTGGGCTCCATCGACATCCTGGTCAACAACTCGGGTGTGAGCACCACCCAGCGCTTGCAGGACGTGGAGCCGGAAGACTTTGATTTCATATTCGACGTCAATGTAAAGGGTGCATTCTTTGTCGCACAGGAGGTGGGCAAACGCATGCTGGCCCGTGCAGTGGGGGCGGCACCGGGCAATTACACCGGTGGGCGCATTGTGAACGTGGCATCGGTTGCCGGGCTGCGAGTGTTGCCACAGATCGGTACCTATTGCATGAGCAAGGCCGCCGTCATCCAGATGACCAAGGCCATGGCGTTGGAGTGGGGCAAGCACGGCATCAATGTCAATGCGCTGTGCCCAGGCTACATCGATACCGAAATCAACCATCACCACTGGAAGACCGAGGCAGGGCAGAAGCTGGTGAACATGTTTCCGCGCAAACGGCTGGGCCAGCCCAAGGACTTGGATGCCATGCTGGTGACGCTGTGCTCGGACCAAAGCCATTTCATCAATGGAGCGGTGATTTCCGCTGACGATGGCTTTGGCCTCTAACCTTTAGCGCGGTGCCAGGCGGATGGCGCCGTCGAGGCGTATCACTTCGCCATTGAGCATGTCGTTCTCGAAGATGTGGCGTACCAGCTTGGCATAGTCTTGCGGAGTACCCAGGCGGGAAGGGAAGGGCACGGCTGCGGCCAACGAGTCTTGCACTTCCTGAGGCATGCCAAACATCATCGGGGTGCCAAAGATGCCAGGAGCAATCGTCATGTTGCGGATGCCGTTGCGTGCCAGGTCGCGGGCAATGGGCAGCGTCATACCAACCACGCCGCCCTTGGACGCGCTGTAGGCGGCTTGTCCCATTTGTCCGTCGTACGCGGCCACCGATGCGGTGGAGATCAACACGCCGCGTTCGCCGGTGGCTTCCGGTTCATTCTTGCTCATGGCTTCTGCTGCCAGGCGGATCATGTTGAAGCTGCCCACCAAGTTGACGGTAATGCATTTGGTGAATGTGGACAGGGCATGTGCACCGGTCTTGCCAACCGTCTTTTCACCGGGGGCAATGCCCGCGCAATTGACCAGGCCCATGAGTTTGCCCAAGGAAACTGCCTTGGCTACCACGGCTTGGCCATCGGCCTCGCTGCTGACGTCGCACTTCACAAAGGCGCCGCCAATGTCACGGGCCACAGCCTCACCTTTTTCGACCTGCATGTCAGCGATGACGACCTTGCCGCCAGCGGCTGCCAGCATGCGCGCCGTGCCTTCACCCAATCCTGATGCACCGCCCGTGACGATGTAGACCTTGCCTGCAATTTCCATGGTTTCTCCTGCTATGGCTGACGTTTACGTAAACGTCAATTATGGCGCATGGCGGGAACATCTTGAGTGGATCGCGCGGGGTTTGGTCGGAAGGTGCAATAGTTGCTGCTATAATCAAAGGCTCAGGCGCATAGCTCAGCTGGTTAGAGCACCACCTTGACATGGTGGGGGTCGTTGGTTCGAGTCCAATTGCGCCTACCAAATTTGGTAATGAACAAAAGCACTTCGCGGAAACGCCAAGTGCTTTTTTGTTGCCTGTTGCCGGGGAAAAAGAAAACCCAGCCGTTTGAAGGGCTGGGTTTGAACCATCTCGTGATGGCCTGCCAGGGAGGTAACGCAGGTGGGCGTCAATTCGCCGCAGCCCCAAGATAGGCTTATGCCGCAGACAAGTCTGTGCGTTCGGTAACAATTTGCGCGAGTTCTTCGCTTGGGCGGGGGGGCTTCCAGGTGCGGTGTAGCCTTCAAATGAAAACCCGGCCTCATAGGGGCCGGGTTTTTGTCCCTGCTCGCAGGGACTGCCAGAATCGGGGTTCTGGTCATCAGGCTTTCGCCTAACCAAATAATAGGCACAGGCGGCCGGTTTTCTTTGCGATAAATCAAAGAAGCGCAGCGGGCAATGCGTGCGTCGATGGACTAGAAACCGAACATGCGTTTGGGGTTGTCCCACATGAGTTGTCTGCGCTCTTGGGCAGTGAGGTAGTTTTCCCAGCGCTTGAGCATGGGGCCGTAGTCCAGCCGGAATGGTGCCTTCAGGTAGGGCCAGTCGGAAGCCCACACGCAGTTTTGCAGACCAAAAGCCTGTATCAACGCGTCCCAGTAGCTGCGTGCGTCATCAAACGGAAAACCCTGCGCGGAAAACTTGGCCTCTCCTGAGAGCTTGACCACCGCCCGGCCTTCACGGCCCATTGCCAGCAGCGCCTGAAAGCCAGCTTGCTCGGTACCCTTGGCTCCAACGGGTCTGCCGCAATGGTCAAACACCATGCGTATCTGTGAACCCTGTAGGTACGGAAGCAAGTCCAGCAACTGGTCCGCTTCCACCTGAAACTGCGCCCACAGGTCCAGCTTCTCCAACTTCTGCAGCAGCGTTTTCAGATCCGTCGCATAGTAGGGCAGGCCGTTGAGCGCAATGTTGAAGGCAATACCCACGACGCCCTGGTCCTTGAATGCCTGCAGCGATTCGGCGGAGACGTCATTTGGAACGACCGCCACGCCTTTGAAGCGTCCTGCTCCAGTGGCAATGGCGTGCAGCATGCAGCGGTTGTCCAGGTTATAGCCAGAGTTGGGGCCTACCAGAAGGGCATGGCGCACACCGTAGCAGGCCATGACCTGCTCCAGGCTGTTCTGGTCGCCAATTTCCTGACCCTGCGGTCGGTACAACACGTCGGGCGCGTAGGGAAAGCGAACCGGGTCCAGAATGTGGCAGTGCCCGTCAATCTTGGGCTCGGCGAAGAAGTCCACGCTCAGAACGTGGCCATGATCGCCTGGCGCAGCTCGTCGGTGATTTCGGGCATGACGCCAAACCAGGCCTTGAAGGCGGGGCGCGCCTGGTTGAGCAACATGCCCAGTCCGTTGACGGTCGCGTTGCCGCGCAAGCGTGCTGCCTTGAGAAGCGGTGTT contains:
- a CDS encoding GNAT family N-acetyltransferase produces the protein MDQCAAALTIRTVNDAAVVRSSFPLMAQLRPELADAAAWVSYWQRQSERGYRLAGLYVEDELKALAGYRIQENLVHGQFMYLDDLVTDVGARGQGHGEALVGFLRAEAERLGCNKLVLDTPLSNQLGHRFYFRCGLLATSLRFVEPIASAVARQ
- a CDS encoding carboxymuconolactone decarboxylase family protein → MTTSAFPVLSPRMGWATFDKSVPGAVAALRSLGQAVDGTGLDKRLIELVKVRVSQINGCAFCLKLHLDWARQAGVPAVQLDLLATWRDVDCFDRRAQAALDWAEALTGMASHHIEDATHERASLQFSEVELAALTTSIAAINAWNRIAGSLRFEPPGMTTKPERTA
- a CDS encoding MarR family transcriptional regulator, giving the protein MNTQPNAVPDVGRGKRGVDGHIGYLLRQAHSAHRARMERALAADGVTLPQFSVLVMLAAYPGASGAELARLSMLTPQTMNVILSNLERDGAIARRAHAEHGRIQVNEITSAGRNLLSRCKRAVKVVEERLLAGLSPLEEQAVRKWLVMAAQEPASDGLERN
- a CDS encoding 3-hydroxyacyl-CoA dehydrogenase → MEIAGKVYIVTGGASGLGEGTARMLAAAGGKVVIADMQVEKGEAVARDIGGAFVKCDVSSEADGQAVVAKAVSLGKLMGLVNCAGIAPGEKTVGKTGAHALSTFTKCITVNLVGSFNMIRLAAEAMSKNEPEATGERGVLISTASVAAYDGQMGQAAYSASKGGVVGMTLPIARDLARNGIRNMTIAPGIFGTPMMFGMPQEVQDSLAAAVPFPSRLGTPQDYAKLVRHIFENDMLNGEVIRLDGAIRLAPR
- a CDS encoding electron transfer flavoprotein-ubiquinone oxidoreductase — translated: MTPQEILSQFGPRESMEYDVVVVGAGPAGLSAAIRLKQRAAETGKEVSVVVLEKGSEPGAHILSGAIMDPIALNELIPDWKAKGAPLNQPVTDDAVSFLTETSAFRTPNFFLPECVQNHGCYIISLAEVTRWLAAQAESLGVEIFPGFTAAEVLYNEDGSVKGVATGNMGIGKDGNPTDNFQIGMELLGKYTIFAEGARGHLGKQIIAKYKLDVGTDPQTYGIGIKEVWEIDPSRHQPGFAFHTAGWPMDNDTYGGAFMYHMADNKVALGFVTGLNYSNPYLSPFEEFQRWKTHPNVRYYFENDKGEVTGKRLAYGARAITAGGLMSLPKTVFPGGALVGCDAGFLNTSRIKGSHAAIKTGMLAAEAAFDALQAGRQHDELSAYPEAFEKSWLFTELNKARNFKSWFKKGLAVATIMNGIEQFALRGHFPWTLRRDKPDHLYLKPAAECTPIVYPKPDGKLTFDRNSSVFLGNVNHEENQPAHLTLKDASVPVSINLAKYAGPEARYCPAGVYEFVKNDDGSDRLQINAQNCVHCKTCDIKDPTQNIVWVTPEGGGGPNYADM
- the gcvP gene encoding aminomethyl-transferring glycine dehydrogenase, which gives rise to MTVNAPSPTLAELENSSEFIARHIGITEADEQHMLRVIGESSRTALIDSIVPRSIARADKMNIPPAVTEAAALTEIKAMAGKNKLFKNFIGQGYYGTHTPGVILRNILENPAWYTAYTPYQAEISQGRMEALVNFQTMVCDLTAMPIANASMLDEATAAAEAMTLAKRSVKSKSNVFVVAGDCHAQTIEVLQTRAAPLGLEIKVANSATEWSALLEGDYFAVLAQYPSTSGRIDDWAPEVAKVHAKQAAFIVAADLLALTLLTPPGEWDADIVVGTTQRFGMPLCNGGPHAAYMACRDEYKRSLPGRLVGVSVDVHGNPAYRLALQTREQHIRREKATSNICTAQVLPAVIASMYAVYHGPAGLKRIAQRVATYASILSQGVAALGYTLTSNTAFDTITVRCASASDAQALLAKALESQVNLRLSWDEYISVSLDETTTRDDLALLWSLFAKPGQALPKVEAFADQAQPLIPAALLRTSSYLGHAVFNSYHSETGMLRYIRMLSDKDLALDRSMIPLGSCTMKLNATSEMIPITWPEFANIHPFCPAEQRAGYAELDRQLRAWLCAATGYADISLQPNAGSQGEYAGLLAIRGWHASRGESHRNICLIPSSAHGTNPASAAMAGMRVVVTACDAQGNVDMTDLRAHCEKHSANLAAVMITYPSTHGVFETQVKELCALVHQHGGRVYVDGANMNALVGTAAPGAFGGDVSHLNLHKTFCIPHGGGGPGVGPVCVVEDLVPFLPGHKTGGVQGQGGAVSAAPLGNAAVLPISWMYIRMMGAEGLKHATEAAILAANYISAALADAYPTLYASTSLNGKPGHVAHECILDLRHFKESCGVMAEDVAKRLMDYGFHAPTLSFPVPNTLMVEPTESETLAELDRFIHAMLSIRAEIAEVEQGHWPQDNNPLKHAPHTAAAVVGTDWDRPYARELGAFPLASLKANKYWPTVGRVDNVYGDRNLFCSCIPTAELEST
- a CDS encoding SDR family oxidoreductase — encoded protein: MAYNIDLSGRIAFITGASSGLGAQFAKTLAAAGAAVVLASRRVDKLKELRAFIDGQGGDAHVIELDVTDHDSIKSAVAHAETEVGSIDILVNNSGVSTTQRLQDVEPEDFDFIFDVNVKGAFFVAQEVGKRMLARAVGAAPGNYTGGRIVNVASVAGLRVLPQIGTYCMSKAAVIQMTKAMALEWGKHGINVNALCPGYIDTEINHHHWKTEAGQKLVNMFPRKRLGQPKDLDAMLVTLCSDQSHFINGAVISADDGFGL
- the gcvT gene encoding glycine cleavage system aminomethyltransferase GcvT; translation: MESLLSDSATPLLTTPLNALHIELGARMVPFAGYSMPVQYPAGLMAEHHHTRNAAGLFDVSHMGQLRLVGADAAAAFESLMPVDVIDLPVGKQRYGLLLNEEGGILDDLMFIRREADIFVVVNGACKAADIAHIQARIGSRCEVIPMPEMALLALQGPQAVTALSRLAPGVEKLVFMTGGHFTVHTGAQDIAVFLTRSGYTGEDGFEISVHSRDADALARALLAQPEVKPIGLGARNSLRLEAGLCLYGNDIDTTTNPVEANLLWAMQKVRRAGGAREGGFPGAAKILAALAHPDANARKRVGLVALERVPVRDHTPLQDLNGQTIGEVTSGLLGPTVDKPIAIGYVPASMAALGTRVNAIVRGKPVLMEITSMPFTPNRYYRG
- the gcvH gene encoding glycine cleavage system protein GcvH, with protein sequence MTIKFTPDHEWLKLDNGQAVVGITVHAQDALGDVVFVELPEVGKTYAKGDVAGVVESVKAAADVYMPVDGTVTEVNEELRADPALANSDPLGAGWFFKITVADQSQFDALMDDTAYTKFSEAA
- a CDS encoding amidohydrolase family protein, whose translation is MDFFAEPKIDGHCHILDPVRFPYAPDVLYRPQGQEIGDQNSLEQVMACYGVRHALLVGPNSGYNLDNRCMLHAIATGAGRFKGVAVVPNDVSAESLQAFKDQGVVGIAFNIALNGLPYYATDLKTLLQKLEKLDLWAQFQVEADQLLDLLPYLQGSQIRMVFDHCGRPVGAKGTEQAGFQALLAMGREGRAVVKLSGEAKFSAQGFPFDDARSYWDALIQAFGLQNCVWASDWPYLKAPFRLDYGPMLKRWENYLTAQERRQLMWDNPKRMFGF